The following coding sequences are from one Archaeoglobaceae archaeon window:
- a CDS encoding PAS domain-containing protein, producing the protein MKPKIRIEIFGKANRKLLEEFLSEKYEISEAEFDLLIIDELTLKMKMEEVEKIRSGTFHPVLLVAKERVEEEVWGLVDEVIRIPIQKSELLKRVEALLRTRMQAIELEKHSKMLELELGVLFESIGNPVLVLSPNFEIIYANRKTKELLEAIGISDPVGLKCHKVFHGKDEPVEFCPVNAMLKSGKTETREMEVPILGGSFVVTTTPIFEDGKLKKIIHIAVDVTPLREAEKEIRSLFSEVSRLNELLRVIYRVNRQMVRRKDFGEVISDVVRELNKLGECFFTLDKDRECVRKAIERKEIVREHSEDCRFYQEHKEKQVIVYPIQINSEVGALFFITERLRESEFELIKTLMGDIEFVKEKLRLEDEKTRLLEQLQRNINEIAYLVDGIRNPLAAIFAYMELSADDKLREKVHKQVLRIDEVISRLDRVWAESEKVKNFIK; encoded by the coding sequence ATGAAACCAAAAATAAGAATTGAAATCTTTGGTAAGGCAAATAGAAAGCTTTTGGAGGAATTTCTATCTGAAAAGTATGAAATCTCCGAAGCAGAATTTGATCTGCTAATCATTGATGAACTTACGCTGAAAATGAAGATGGAAGAGGTTGAAAAAATACGTTCTGGGACTTTTCATCCAGTTTTACTCGTAGCAAAGGAGAGAGTTGAGGAAGAGGTTTGGGGACTTGTAGATGAGGTTATAAGGATCCCAATCCAGAAGTCTGAACTCCTGAAAAGGGTTGAAGCCCTCTTAAGGACAAGAATGCAGGCTATAGAGCTGGAAAAACATTCAAAAATGCTTGAGCTCGAGCTTGGGGTTCTCTTTGAGTCTATAGGAAATCCTGTTTTGGTTTTATCTCCAAATTTTGAGATAATCTACGCTAATAGAAAAACAAAGGAGCTTCTTGAAGCAATCGGGATAAGTGATCCCGTGGGATTGAAATGCCATAAGGTATTCCACGGAAAAGATGAGCCAGTAGAATTTTGTCCAGTGAATGCGATGCTAAAAAGTGGAAAAACAGAAACAAGGGAAATGGAAGTCCCCATTCTTGGTGGGAGCTTTGTTGTCACCACTACACCAATTTTCGAAGATGGTAAGCTGAAGAAGATCATCCACATTGCAGTCGATGTAACACCGTTAAGAGAAGCTGAAAAAGAGATAAGATCTTTATTTTCTGAAGTTTCAAGGCTTAATGAGCTTTTGAGAGTTATATACAGAGTTAACAGGCAGATGGTAAGGAGAAAAGATTTCGGAGAAGTAATTTCAGATGTAGTTAGAGAATTGAATAAATTGGGAGAGTGCTTTTTTACACTTGATAAAGATCGAGAATGCGTCAGGAAAGCTATTGAGAGAAAAGAGATTGTAAGAGAGCATTCTGAGGATTGCAGATTTTATCAGGAGCATAAGGAAAAGCAAGTGATAGTATACCCTATTCAGATCAACTCAGAAGTTGGAGCCTTGTTTTTTATCACTGAAAGGCTTCGAGAGAGTGAATTTGAGCTGATTAAAACCCTAATGGGCGACATTGAGTTTGTAAAAGAGAAGTTAAGACTTGAAGATGAAAAAACAAGGCTATTAGAACAGCTCCAAAGAAACATAAATGAGATAGCATATCTCGTTGACGGAATAAGAAATCCACTGGCAGCTATTTTCGCCTATATGGAACTTTCTGCAGACGATAAGCTTAGAGAGAAAGTTCATAAACAGGTTTTGAGAATAGATGAGGTTATTTCAAGACTTGATAGGGTTTGGGCCGAGTCTGAAAAAGTTAAAAATTTTATAAAATAA
- a CDS encoding sugar phosphate isomerase/epimerase → MKIGTSVWFGHRPFEAKFEELLNMGFDYFEISLDYPFPERADELEKALKDYGVQPAFHAPLDMLLACPRDEVFRASMKVLENCLKFAEKFETLYFNFHAMHFSPTFIFPEVRKDGIRNIEKAINFAVEYSKNAGFEVCLENDQFFMEEFVLGDVKLTLDIGHFAIDSHRLGQDYREALRNFAEKYRSRIIALHVHDFSFATMSDHLPLGTGELDANLLKWLIEKLKPKFALLEIFWKNMKFSMNFADSKDLEKSLEFLKSIEKA, encoded by the coding sequence ATGAAAATAGGCACTTCTGTCTGGTTCGGGCATCGACCTTTTGAAGCCAAATTTGAAGAACTGCTTAATATGGGATTTGATTACTTTGAAATATCCCTCGATTATCCATTTCCAGAAAGGGCAGATGAACTTGAGAAGGCTTTAAAGGATTATGGAGTTCAACCCGCTTTCCATGCTCCCCTTGACATGCTTCTCGCTTGTCCGAGGGATGAAGTATTTAGAGCATCGATGAAGGTGCTTGAAAATTGCTTGAAATTTGCAGAGAAATTTGAAACTCTTTATTTCAACTTTCATGCGATGCACTTCTCACCAACTTTCATCTTTCCAGAAGTTCGCAAAGACGGGATCAGAAACATTGAAAAGGCGATAAATTTCGCCGTCGAATACAGCAAGAATGCGGGTTTCGAGGTTTGCTTGGAAAACGATCAGTTTTTCATGGAGGAATTCGTGCTTGGAGACGTTAAGCTAACCCTTGACATCGGACACTTTGCAATCGACTCCCATCGTCTTGGGCAGGACTACAGAGAAGCCCTAAGGAATTTCGCAGAGAAATACAGAAGCAGAATAATCGCCTTGCATGTTCACGACTTCAGCTTTGCTACGATGTCAGACCATTTACCTTTGGGCACTGGTGAACTCGATGCCAACTTACTTAAATGGCTAATTGAAAAGCTAAAACCGAAATTCGCTCTCTTGGAGATCTTCTGGAAGAACATGAAGTTCAGCATGAACTTTGCAGATTCTAAAGATCTCGAGAAAAGTCTTGAGTTTTTGAAGTCAATAGAAAAAGCTTGA
- a CDS encoding glutamate--tRNA ligase, with protein sequence MKEIIMKYIAINSAKYGKPDEKAVIGKVIAENPELKLKIKEVIQLVKDCIREFESLSELERKELISKYSSEEKKKEEKELKLPPLPEAEVGKVVMRFAPNPNGPPTLGSARGIIINGEYCKEYRGKYILRFDDTDPKTKRPILEAYDWYIEDFEWLGYKPDEIIYASKRISLYYEYAKKLIELGGAYTCFCKKEEFKKYRDNGIPCPHRNSAVEDNLEVWEKMLEGAYKEGEVVLRIKTDITHKDPAVRDWVAFRIIYTPHPLVGDKYCVYPMLDFESAIEDYLCKTTHILRGKDLRDSELRQRYIYEYFGWKYPITIHWGRVNVLEFGKLSTSLIRREIEAGNYSGWDDPRLPTVRALRRRGITAEAIRRFYLALGLSESEVNVSMRSLYAENRKIIDPIANRYFFVSEPVEIEISGLPEERVVEIPLNPNSKEKRRLMGEKRVFIAKEDFEKLKGENVRLKDFCNVILNEKAEFVSYELLEAKKGKNIIHWLPKSQTKKCKVIGERTWEGYVEKGVEKELGKVVQFERFGFCKIEKVNEEVIAIYTHE encoded by the coding sequence GTGAAGGAAATCATAATGAAATACATTGCCATAAATTCTGCAAAATACGGAAAACCCGATGAAAAGGCTGTCATAGGCAAGGTAATCGCTGAAAATCCGGAGTTAAAATTAAAGATTAAGGAAGTGATTCAATTAGTAAAGGATTGCATAAGAGAGTTTGAGAGTTTAAGCGAGTTAGAAAGAAAAGAACTTATAAGCAAGTATTCTTCTGAGGAGAAGAAAAAAGAGGAAAAAGAACTGAAATTGCCTCCATTGCCAGAAGCGGAGGTTGGAAAAGTTGTAATGAGATTTGCTCCAAATCCCAACGGCCCACCCACACTTGGTTCTGCAAGAGGAATAATCATAAACGGGGAATACTGTAAGGAATACCGCGGCAAATACATATTGAGATTCGACGACACCGATCCAAAGACTAAAAGACCAATTTTGGAAGCATATGATTGGTATATAGAAGATTTTGAATGGCTTGGTTATAAACCGGATGAGATAATTTACGCATCAAAGCGAATATCTCTCTATTACGAGTATGCAAAAAAGCTGATTGAGCTGGGTGGAGCTTATACTTGTTTCTGCAAAAAAGAAGAATTCAAGAAATATCGCGATAATGGAATCCCCTGCCCTCACAGAAATTCAGCAGTCGAAGACAATTTGGAGGTCTGGGAAAAAATGCTTGAAGGTGCTTACAAAGAAGGAGAAGTCGTATTGAGAATCAAAACAGACATAACACATAAAGATCCTGCAGTAAGGGATTGGGTTGCTTTCAGGATCATTTATACACCCCACCCTTTAGTTGGAGATAAATACTGTGTTTATCCGATGCTTGACTTTGAATCAGCGATAGAGGACTATCTCTGCAAAACAACCCATATACTGAGAGGAAAGGATTTGCGCGATTCAGAGCTAAGACAGCGATATATTTATGAATACTTTGGCTGGAAGTATCCGATTACGATTCACTGGGGAAGGGTGAACGTTTTAGAGTTTGGAAAGTTATCAACTTCGCTTATAAGAAGAGAAATAGAAGCAGGGAATTACAGCGGATGGGATGATCCAAGATTGCCAACTGTAAGAGCTTTAAGGAGGCGTGGAATTACTGCAGAAGCTATAAGAAGATTCTATTTAGCTCTCGGGCTTAGCGAGAGTGAAGTAAATGTAAGTATGAGAAGTCTATATGCAGAAAACAGAAAAATCATAGACCCAATTGCGAATCGATATTTCTTTGTCTCAGAACCAGTTGAAATAGAAATTAGTGGGCTACCTGAAGAGAGAGTCGTTGAAATACCACTAAACCCAAATTCAAAAGAGAAAAGAAGGTTAATGGGTGAAAAGAGAGTTTTCATTGCCAAAGAAGACTTCGAAAAACTCAAAGGCGAAAATGTTAGATTAAAAGACTTTTGCAACGTTATTTTAAACGAAAAAGCTGAATTCGTCAGTTATGAACTTTTGGAAGCTAAAAAAGGAAAAAATATAATTCACTGGCTTCCAAAAAGTCAAACAAAGAAATGTAAGGTTATTGGAGAGAGAACATGGGAAGGATATGTCGAAAAAGGTGTGGAAAAGGAGTTGGGCAAGGTAGTGCAGTTCGAAAGATTTGGTTTCTGCAAAATCGAAAAGGTTAACGAAGAGGTAATTGCGATCTATACTCATGAGTGA
- a CDS encoding AAA family ATPase → MIIAFVGYPLSGKSTAGEVAKEFGIPVVTMGDVVREEAINRGLEPNSKNLGKIASELREREGMDAIAKRCIPKIKALGPVVLVDGIRGIAEVETFKRAFDDFILIAIECPLEIRFGRALQRGRSDDVFKIEDLIERDRREEAWGLREAMEVADFTIENTRDIEEFKEKVRAILKKLLSVEVEIETEIHPTEEDEKVVNAIKKLFPDAKIRIENGKLFAIARDLGRFRDLLRRQKILDTARAELLKNRSGNRVVIYLNKQTATVSKINFCEENAVLSPIRVTFRLIGTSFQRFLDYLAPETKDGKPVKEIEEL, encoded by the coding sequence ATGATCATAGCCTTTGTTGGGTATCCTCTCTCAGGTAAAAGCACAGCCGGAGAAGTTGCAAAGGAATTTGGAATTCCCGTAGTAACCATGGGAGATGTGGTAAGAGAGGAAGCCATTAATCGAGGATTAGAGCCGAATTCAAAAAATCTTGGAAAAATAGCGAGTGAGTTGAGGGAGAGAGAGGGAATGGATGCTATAGCAAAGAGATGTATTCCTAAAATTAAGGCTCTTGGTCCTGTAGTTCTTGTAGATGGTATAAGGGGTATTGCAGAGGTTGAGACGTTCAAGAGAGCTTTTGATGACTTTATTTTAATAGCAATTGAGTGTCCATTGGAAATTAGATTTGGGAGAGCATTACAAAGAGGGAGAAGCGATGACGTCTTTAAAATAGAGGACCTAATAGAGAGAGATAGAAGAGAGGAGGCTTGGGGGCTGAGAGAAGCGATGGAAGTAGCAGATTTTACGATTGAGAACACCCGAGACATTGAAGAATTTAAAGAGAAGGTTAGAGCTATCTTAAAGAAACTTCTCAGTGTGGAGGTGGAAATAGAGACGGAGATACATCCAACAGAAGAAGATGAGAAAGTTGTTAATGCGATTAAAAAACTATTTCCGGATGCGAAGATTAGAATCGAGAATGGAAAACTATTTGCGATTGCAAGAGATTTGGGTAGGTTTAGAGACCTCTTAAGAAGACAGAAAATACTTGATACCGCAAGAGCAGAGCTACTAAAAAATAGGTCGGGCAATAGAGTAGTAATATATCTGAACAAACAAACAGCAACAGTTTCAAAAATAAATTTCTGTGAAGAAAATGCAGTTCTTTCGCCTATTCGGGTAACTTTTAGACTGATAGGGACGTCTTTTCAGAGATTTCTTGATTATTTAGCTCCAGAAACAAAAGACGGGAAACCAGTAAAAGAAATAGAGGAGCTATGA
- a CDS encoding chorismate pyruvate-lyase family protein: MNPIHRILLTTDGSVTTIIEAFTQKNVEIETVEQKIIPANADIARSLKISEGDDVNYRVVYLKADGEIYAKAISYTPLKRLENSFREDLMRADIPIGKILKKHNIEARREINWGKIIFDNELAKEFGVSKPMFLVRNYHIIHKGEILINITEYFPMEKFEFSEP; this comes from the coding sequence ATGAATCCCATACACCGAATTCTGCTAACAACTGATGGGTCCGTTACAACGATAATCGAAGCCTTTACGCAGAAAAACGTTGAAATTGAAACCGTTGAACAGAAAATAATTCCTGCAAATGCTGATATTGCCAGATCTCTTAAAATTTCTGAAGGAGACGATGTTAATTACAGAGTTGTTTACCTGAAGGCAGATGGAGAAATTTATGCAAAAGCGATCTCATATACACCATTAAAAAGACTCGAAAATAGTTTTAGAGAAGACCTAATGCGTGCTGATATTCCAATAGGCAAAATCCTGAAGAAACATAACATTGAGGCTAGGCGAGAGATAAACTGGGGAAAGATTATTTTTGACAACGAACTCGCTAAGGAATTTGGAGTTTCAAAACCAATGTTCTTAGTAAGAAACTACCATATAATTCACAAAGGGGAAATTCTGATTAACATCACGGAGTATTTCCCGATGGAAAAATTCGAGTTTTCTGAACCTTGA
- a CDS encoding phosphopantetheine adenylyltransferase, whose protein sequence is MKVVLGGTFEPLHEGHKKLIDCAVQLGGKDVVIGITSDEMARKRVRCVLPFEIRAENVRQFIVRKYGFEPEIVMISNPFGKTLDNDFEVIVVSPETLEMALKINEKRLEMGKKEIKIIKVDWVLAEDGKPISATRIKRGEIDRYGRMI, encoded by the coding sequence GTGAAAGTTGTGCTCGGTGGAACGTTCGAACCTCTGCATGAAGGTCACAAAAAGCTCATCGACTGCGCAGTCCAGCTTGGTGGAAAAGATGTGGTCATCGGCATTACAAGTGATGAAATGGCAAGAAAAAGAGTTCGATGTGTTCTTCCCTTTGAAATAAGAGCCGAAAACGTGAGACAGTTTATTGTCAGAAAATATGGTTTTGAGCCAGAGATAGTCATGATATCCAATCCATTCGGAAAAACACTCGATAACGACTTCGAAGTGATTGTGGTTTCTCCAGAAACGCTTGAAATGGCTTTGAAAATAAATGAAAAGCGATTAGAGATGGGAAAAAAGGAAATAAAGATCATTAAAGTCGATTGGGTTCTTGCAGAAGACGGAAAGCCGATTTCAGCAACAAGAATAAAAAGAGGAGAAATCGACAGATACGGTAGAATGATCTGA
- a CDS encoding NADH:flavin oxidoreductase codes for MKVFSELETDDLKLKNRIVRSATAEAMAENRFVTQELIDLYKKLAEGGTGMIITGFMFVSDNGKAMPKMTGISRDEFIEGLKRLVFEVKRVDKDVCFVAQIAHAGRQTLISPPVAPSAVYDPSIDVMPRELTKEEIEKIIEDFKNAVLRAERAGFDAVQLHCAHGYLLSEFLSPHTNRRKDEYGDGVRVVLEIIERVREKSKIPILVKMNAHDFVPGGLELQDSIKIAKRLNDFVSAIEVSGGMYESTYHYRYNVVSQKVQKSGEAYFAKFAIEIKKEVSVPVIAVGGIRSIEVAEKLLESVDLIAMSRPLIRDPYLPRHWIRSDCVSCNRCLNAVAIGEKLRCYKNYNF; via the coding sequence GTGAAAGTTTTTAGTGAATTGGAAACTGATGATCTTAAGCTAAAAAATAGAATCGTTCGCTCAGCAACAGCGGAAGCTATGGCTGAAAACAGGTTCGTAACTCAGGAACTCATAGATCTCTACAAAAAACTGGCTGAAGGCGGAACAGGAATGATTATCACTGGTTTCATGTTTGTAAGCGATAATGGAAAAGCGATGCCAAAAATGACTGGAATTAGCAGGGATGAGTTTATAGAAGGTCTTAAAAGACTTGTATTCGAGGTAAAAAGAGTTGATAAGGACGTGTGCTTTGTGGCTCAAATAGCCCACGCAGGAAGGCAGACACTTATATCTCCCCCAGTTGCCCCATCCGCAGTTTACGATCCATCAATCGATGTGATGCCAAGAGAACTTACAAAAGAGGAAATCGAAAAAATAATAGAGGATTTCAAAAATGCCGTGCTCAGGGCTGAGAGGGCGGGATTTGATGCTGTTCAGCTACATTGCGCTCATGGTTATCTACTGAGTGAATTTCTATCGCCCCACACAAATAGAAGGAAAGACGAATATGGTGATGGAGTTAGAGTTGTCCTTGAAATTATCGAAAGAGTTAGAGAGAAAAGTAAAATCCCAATACTTGTTAAAATGAATGCACATGACTTCGTTCCTGGAGGTCTTGAGCTTCAAGATTCGATAAAGATTGCAAAAAGATTGAACGACTTTGTCAGCGCAATAGAGGTTAGTGGAGGTATGTATGAGTCTACTTACCATTACAGATACAATGTGGTTAGCCAGAAGGTGCAAAAAAGTGGTGAAGCATATTTTGCAAAGTTTGCAATTGAGATTAAAAAAGAAGTTTCTGTGCCTGTGATCGCTGTAGGCGGAATAAGGAGTATTGAAGTTGCTGAAAAGCTTCTCGAAAGCGTAGATTTGATTGCAATGTCGAGACCTCTGATTCGGGACCCTTATCTTCCAAGACACTGGATAAGGAGCGACTGTGTTTCATGCAATCGATGCCTAAACGCAGTTGCAATCGGTGAAAAATTGAGATGCTATAAAAATTATAATTTTTAA
- a CDS encoding (Fe-S)-binding protein — protein MKKEVRISDIAKRAGLLIELSPEELIELPKPYDSISESLSSPLTTKDYAFDLDGFVAIDLEWRPKNELEEGELILKFKNGLQKLLDKEANWTFLYPLILSLEYCTRCKSCSSACHVYLASGKNEIYRPTYRSEVFRRIVNSYRGKLKSKFFGGIEINAKTLLRLAELAYRCNLCRRCTQFCPIGIDNGLIAREIRKIFAQELGIAPKALHSHGSVKHLRNGSSTGLTSDGFRDIIKFIEDEIFEVTGKRIKIPVDEKGSEILLIHNAGNYLSRTENIMAFAVIFEEAGLEWTLSSESVGYDAVNYGAWYDDIQLGRIALRHAEIAMKLEVKKIVIGECGHAHKALMAFADRMLPRDYRIPRESCIPLLWDLVKKKLNLDPTKNNFPVTLHDPCNIVRNLGIVEPQRKILQKICPQFREMEPSGIYNYCCGGGGGLAVINSLNFPEFRTKISSRVKFSQILRAFEDSINSDVNKFVCAPCSNCRSTLRDLFEKYNVEEKCRIHECGLAELIANAMVDLRIPLNG, from the coding sequence ATGAAAAAAGAAGTTAGAATTTCTGATATCGCAAAGAGGGCGGGGTTGCTAATTGAATTAAGTCCTGAGGAATTAATTGAGCTTCCAAAGCCCTACGATTCAATATCAGAAAGCTTGAGCTCACCATTGACAACTAAGGATTACGCCTTTGATCTCGACGGTTTCGTTGCAATTGATCTTGAATGGAGACCCAAAAACGAATTAGAGGAGGGAGAACTGATCTTAAAATTTAAGAATGGATTGCAAAAACTTTTAGATAAGGAAGCAAACTGGACTTTTCTTTACCCGCTTATTCTCTCACTCGAATACTGCACTCGATGCAAATCCTGCTCATCAGCCTGTCACGTCTATCTTGCTTCTGGTAAGAATGAAATTTATCGTCCAACCTATCGTTCCGAAGTTTTCAGGAGAATTGTAAATAGCTATAGGGGAAAGCTGAAATCGAAATTCTTTGGCGGTATAGAAATTAACGCAAAGACCCTATTGAGGTTGGCAGAACTTGCATATAGGTGCAATCTCTGCAGACGTTGTACGCAATTTTGTCCGATTGGAATCGATAATGGACTAATAGCGAGAGAAATAAGAAAGATTTTTGCCCAGGAGCTTGGAATTGCCCCAAAGGCATTGCATTCTCATGGCTCGGTAAAGCATTTGCGAAATGGATCTTCGACCGGACTTACTTCTGATGGATTCAGGGACATTATTAAATTCATAGAGGATGAAATTTTTGAGGTAACAGGAAAAAGAATAAAAATACCTGTTGATGAAAAAGGATCTGAAATACTGCTTATACACAATGCTGGCAATTATCTGAGCAGAACTGAAAACATAATGGCCTTTGCAGTAATATTTGAAGAAGCAGGTTTAGAATGGACGCTGAGCAGTGAATCGGTTGGCTACGATGCTGTAAACTATGGGGCATGGTATGATGATATTCAGCTTGGAAGAATTGCACTTAGACATGCAGAAATAGCAATGAAACTCGAAGTCAAAAAAATCGTCATTGGTGAATGTGGACACGCCCATAAGGCATTGATGGCTTTTGCAGATAGAATGCTACCTCGAGACTATAGAATACCGCGAGAAAGCTGTATCCCCCTATTGTGGGACCTGGTAAAGAAAAAATTAAATCTTGATCCAACAAAAAACAATTTTCCTGTCACTTTGCACGACCCATGCAACATTGTTAGGAATTTGGGAATAGTAGAACCACAGAGAAAAATTCTGCAAAAAATTTGTCCACAATTTAGAGAGATGGAGCCAAGCGGAATTTATAATTACTGTTGTGGTGGTGGTGGGGGACTAGCCGTAATAAATTCCCTAAACTTTCCGGAATTTAGAACCAAAATTTCTTCCAGAGTTAAGTTTTCCCAGATACTCAGGGCTTTTGAAGATTCCATTAATTCTGACGTGAATAAGTTCGTATGTGCTCCATGCAGTAACTGCAGATCAACTCTGAGGGATCTATTTGAAAAATATAATGTGGAAGAGAAGTGTCGTATTCATGAATGTGGCTTAGCGGAACTTATAGCAAACGCAATGGTGGATTTAAGAATCCCGCTGAATGGATAA
- a CDS encoding thymidylate synthase, translating into MIVSKDWEGARSAIIAKIIENGSLCKSRFGNYLSAGPSFLVVENSDNPEVSRDYFGETYLSRFLEVIELAGRKLKEKRFTRRVSIPIWRPQDSFSPNPPAITEISFLFDEKLHLTAYIRSLDCFNYFEPNFRFLCYALKSVADRAELPSGSIGMLIGIPHIYERDLNKAKLISEQKEEIFGYTELGTHLVEDYISSAWHSALEVIYNHGKTKETEWDMFEGQKTSKFIHRFFVEVKKPEENKLHDKAPFTERYGIDYAHEYVICAEKLLERVEKSILKEGEEYTYAERARFCTKDPIKVDQLFEAIRKLKEDKCRRDCYVGISRPWDLLSNDPPCLRGYQFLNNRGKLRGVFYMRSNDAYGAMHANMFGFALLTKYVAELTGFSDYSYAHFAVDAHIYSGFLDSVKEILYPEMKKKDRKF; encoded by the coding sequence ATGATTGTTTCTAAGGATTGGGAAGGAGCGAGAAGTGCTATTATCGCAAAAATAATTGAAAATGGGTCTCTATGCAAATCAAGATTCGGGAACTACTTAAGTGCAGGTCCAAGCTTTTTGGTTGTTGAAAATTCTGATAATCCTGAAGTTTCAAGGGATTACTTTGGAGAAACATACTTGAGCAGGTTTTTGGAAGTAATTGAACTTGCAGGCAGAAAGCTAAAAGAAAAAAGATTCACAAGAAGGGTCTCAATCCCAATCTGGAGACCACAAGACTCTTTCTCTCCAAATCCCCCAGCAATTACTGAAATATCATTCCTATTCGATGAAAAATTGCATCTTACTGCTTATATCCGTTCACTTGACTGTTTTAATTACTTTGAACCAAACTTCCGATTTCTATGCTACGCTTTAAAATCTGTTGCGGATAGGGCTGAGTTACCCTCAGGGAGTATTGGAATGCTTATAGGTATTCCACATATTTACGAGAGGGATCTCAACAAAGCAAAATTGATTTCAGAACAAAAAGAGGAAATCTTCGGTTATACTGAGCTCGGAACACATTTGGTTGAGGACTACATTTCCTCAGCATGGCATTCCGCTCTCGAAGTCATTTACAACCATGGAAAAACCAAAGAGACTGAGTGGGACATGTTTGAAGGGCAGAAGACGAGCAAGTTCATCCATAGATTCTTTGTAGAGGTTAAAAAGCCTGAGGAGAACAAACTTCATGACAAGGCTCCTTTCACTGAGAGATATGGCATCGATTACGCACACGAATACGTTATCTGTGCAGAAAAATTGCTCGAGAGAGTTGAGAAAAGCATTTTAAAGGAGGGGGAAGAATATACGTATGCAGAGAGGGCCAGATTTTGCACTAAGGATCCCATAAAGGTTGATCAGCTATTTGAAGCCATAAGAAAGCTTAAGGAGGACAAATGCAGAAGAGATTGCTACGTTGGAATTTCAAGACCATGGGATCTGCTTAGCAACGACCCACCATGCCTTAGAGGTTATCAGTTTCTAAACAATAGAGGAAAACTTAGAGGAGTCTTTTACATGCGATCAAACGACGCTTATGGAGCGATGCACGCAAACATGTTTGGATTTGCTCTGCTTACAAAATACGTCGCCGAACTGACAGGTTTTAGCGATTACAGCTATGCTCACTTTGCAGTTGATGCCCACATTTACTCGGGATTCCTCGACTCTGTAAAAGAGATCCTTTATCCTGAGATGAAAAAGAAGGACAGAAAATTTTAG
- a CDS encoding DUF333 domain-containing protein produces MNRVLLSLVILIVAISSATILKLSFESKESSPDALGTPNPAAVYCKDLGYSYRIESTPQGQAGICIFPDGTECDEWAFFRGECGQKWAKLQFEVGNCSDLTRGYQNYYVYDSQARMIRAYVTVNCGSDEVKVERGEVYRVIEKDYDGQLLRCLCQKEVKIFNATDLGVEFVSLSGEAVKLEKKGVEFCGWSTFGKCNSDKDCTQDSCSGQVCRSIFEQPIVTTCEWRECYEHSQMRCACVNNACQWIKI; encoded by the coding sequence ATGAACAGGGTGTTATTGAGTCTGGTGATTCTGATTGTAGCAATTTCGAGCGCTACAATATTGAAGCTGAGTTTTGAAAGTAAAGAAAGCTCCCCGGATGCCTTAGGAACCCCCAACCCTGCAGCGGTTTACTGCAAGGATCTGGGCTATAGCTATAGAATCGAATCAACACCCCAAGGGCAGGCTGGAATCTGTATTTTTCCAGATGGAACTGAATGCGACGAATGGGCTTTCTTTAGAGGAGAATGCGGTCAGAAATGGGCTAAGTTGCAGTTTGAAGTTGGTAATTGCTCAGATTTAACCCGCGGGTATCAGAACTACTACGTTTATGACTCCCAAGCAAGAATGATCAGAGCCTACGTCACAGTAAACTGCGGAAGCGATGAGGTTAAGGTTGAAAGGGGAGAAGTTTACAGAGTGATCGAAAAAGACTACGATGGACAGTTGCTAAGATGTCTTTGCCAGAAGGAAGTGAAGATCTTCAACGCCACAGATCTTGGAGTTGAATTCGTCAGCCTTTCGGGAGAAGCTGTTAAGCTTGAAAAGAAGGGTGTTGAATTCTGTGGCTGGTCTACGTTTGGCAAATGCAACAGCGATAAAGATTGCACTCAAGACAGCTGTTCAGGGCAGGTTTGCAGATCCATTTTTGAGCAACCGATCGTCACCACTTGCGAGTGGAGGGAATGCTATGAGCACAGCCAGATGAGATGTGCATGCGTAAACAATGCCTGTCAGTGGATAAAGATTTAA